In Cupriavidus basilensis, one genomic interval encodes:
- a CDS encoding CaiB/BaiF CoA transferase family protein: protein MHAEHASLPLAGVRVVEFTHMVMGPTCGMILADLGAEVIKVEPPGGDKTRNLPGLGIGFFRSFNRNKKSVVIDITTPQGQATAVELVGQCDVLLENFRPGLMAKCGLDYATLSARFPKLIYVSHKGFLPGPYEHRLALDEVVQMMGGLSYMTGPKGRPLRAGTSVNDIMGGMFGAIGVMAALRERDRTGKGQEVQSALFENCVFLSSQHMQQFSMTAEPPPPMPSRVSAWSVYDVFTLAEGEQLFIGAVSDKQFNTLCDVLQRPDLAADPALATNAMRVAVRPALLERLGEILKDHRVQALAPKLEAAGIPYAPIMRPEQLLDDPHLRASGGLVPMQTEDGGTTDVVLLPLLMGGRRPGVRMPLPGIGEHNDEILSGLGAHSPD from the coding sequence ATGCACGCTGAACATGCCTCCTTGCCGCTCGCCGGCGTCCGCGTGGTTGAGTTCACGCATATGGTGATGGGCCCGACCTGCGGCATGATCCTCGCGGACCTGGGCGCCGAAGTCATCAAGGTCGAGCCGCCCGGTGGCGACAAGACCCGCAACCTGCCCGGCCTTGGCATCGGCTTTTTCCGCTCGTTCAACCGCAACAAGAAGAGCGTGGTCATCGATATCACCACCCCGCAAGGGCAGGCCACGGCAGTGGAGCTGGTTGGCCAGTGCGACGTGTTGCTGGAGAACTTCCGCCCGGGGCTGATGGCGAAATGCGGGCTGGATTACGCCACGCTGTCCGCCAGGTTTCCCAAGCTGATCTACGTCTCGCACAAGGGCTTCCTGCCCGGGCCCTATGAACACCGCCTGGCGCTAGACGAAGTCGTGCAGATGATGGGCGGCCTGTCCTACATGACCGGGCCCAAGGGCCGCCCGCTGCGCGCCGGCACCTCGGTCAACGACATCATGGGCGGCATGTTCGGCGCCATCGGCGTGATGGCGGCACTGCGGGAGCGCGACCGCACCGGCAAGGGGCAGGAAGTGCAGAGCGCGCTGTTCGAGAATTGCGTGTTCCTGTCGTCCCAGCATATGCAGCAGTTCTCGATGACCGCCGAGCCGCCGCCGCCGATGCCGTCGCGCGTGTCCGCCTGGAGCGTCTATGACGTGTTCACGCTGGCCGAAGGCGAACAGCTCTTCATCGGGGCCGTCAGCGACAAGCAGTTCAACACCCTGTGCGACGTGCTGCAACGTCCCGACCTGGCCGCCGATCCGGCACTGGCCACCAACGCCATGCGGGTGGCGGTGCGCCCGGCATTGCTGGAGCGGCTTGGCGAGATTCTCAAGGACCACCGCGTGCAAGCGCTTGCGCCGAAGCTTGAAGCCGCGGGCATTCCCTACGCGCCCATCATGCGTCCGGAGCAACTGCTCGATGACCCGCACCTGAGAGCAAGCGGTGGCCTGGTGCCGATGCAGACCGAGGACGGCGGCACCACGGACGTTGTGCTGTTGCCGCTGTTGATGGGCGGACGCAGGCCCGGCGTGCGCATGCCGCTGCCGGGCATTGGCGAGCACAACGACGAAATCCTGTCCGGCCTGGGCGCGCATAGCCCGGACTGA
- a CDS encoding hydroxymethylglutaryl-CoA lyase: MTRHTQSAPRQAVIREVGLRDGLQSIATILPTCAKREWIQAAYAAGQREIEVGSFVPAKRLPQLADTAELVDFARSLPGLFVSVLVPNLRGAENAIASGADLMLVPLSASHAHSLANLRKTPDEVVAEVARIRAERDAAGSRTLIEGGVGTAFGCTIQGHVDPDEVLRLMQALLDAGADRVSLADTVGYADPGMVRRLFERATAMAGDRLWCGHFHDTRGLGLANVYAALEAGVTRFDACLAGIGGCPHAPGASGNVATEDLAYLLGSMGFDTGIDIRRLLALRERVAGWLSTETLHGTLWRAGLPKTFPASVADAAFRLRENHAR, encoded by the coding sequence ATGACAAGGCACACTCAATCGGCACCGCGCCAGGCCGTGATCCGCGAGGTCGGGCTGCGTGACGGGCTGCAAAGCATCGCCACCATCCTGCCGACTTGCGCCAAGCGCGAGTGGATCCAGGCGGCCTATGCGGCGGGCCAGCGGGAGATCGAAGTCGGCTCGTTCGTCCCGGCCAAGCGATTGCCGCAACTTGCCGACACGGCGGAACTCGTGGACTTTGCCAGGTCGCTGCCGGGGTTGTTCGTCTCGGTTCTGGTGCCGAACCTGCGGGGCGCGGAGAACGCCATCGCCAGCGGCGCGGACCTGATGCTGGTGCCGCTGTCCGCCAGCCATGCGCATAGCCTGGCCAACCTGCGCAAGACCCCTGACGAAGTCGTGGCCGAGGTCGCCAGGATCCGCGCCGAGCGCGACGCGGCCGGCTCCCGCACGCTGATCGAAGGTGGCGTGGGCACGGCCTTTGGCTGTACGATCCAGGGCCATGTGGATCCGGACGAGGTGCTGCGGCTGATGCAGGCCCTGCTGGACGCGGGCGCCGATCGCGTGAGCCTGGCCGACACGGTGGGCTACGCCGATCCCGGCATGGTCCGCCGCCTGTTCGAACGCGCCACGGCAATGGCCGGCGACCGCCTCTGGTGCGGGCACTTCCACGACACGCGCGGACTCGGGCTGGCCAACGTCTATGCTGCCCTGGAGGCCGGGGTGACCCGCTTCGATGCCTGCCTCGCCGGCATCGGCGGCTGCCCGCACGCGCCCGGCGCCAGCGGCAATGTCGCCACCGAAGACCTGGCCTACCTGCTGGGCAGCATGGGCTTCGATACTGGCATCGATATCCGCCGTCTGCTGGCGCTGCGCGAGCGCGTGGCCGGCTGGCTGAGCACGGAAACCCTGCACGGCACGCTGTGGCGCGCCGGCCTGCCCAAGACATTTCCCGCGTCGGTTGCCGATGCGGCTTTCCGCCTGAGAGAGAACCATGCACGCTGA
- a CDS encoding LysR family transcriptional regulator has protein sequence MRDLDLTSLRLFVAVCETRNMARAGEQQHIVASAISKRLAQLEDTVGVTLFERRRRGVIPTAAGEILLEHARAMLAAADRVERDMADYGTGIKGQVRLLATVSCMAESLPDDIASFLQVPEHRDIRVTVEESLSRDLVRALREGSAPLGICWDAADLEGFQTRPYRGDALAAIVHPEHPLAGQPDCTFAQTLEFDHIGLPGQTAVHTMLARAAAIIGLPMAYRVVVSSFDASLRCVRANLGLAIMPREVVEPTYASFGVRVIPLADSWAQRRFAICMRDEASLSPAARLLVDYLEQKAAG, from the coding sequence ATGCGTGATCTAGACCTCACCTCCCTGCGCCTGTTTGTTGCGGTTTGCGAGACCCGCAACATGGCGCGCGCCGGCGAACAGCAACACATCGTGGCTTCGGCCATCAGCAAGCGGCTGGCGCAGCTGGAAGACACGGTGGGCGTGACGCTGTTCGAGCGGCGCCGGCGCGGCGTGATCCCGACCGCGGCGGGTGAGATCCTGCTTGAGCACGCTCGCGCCATGCTGGCCGCGGCTGATCGCGTGGAGCGCGACATGGCCGACTACGGGACCGGCATCAAGGGGCAAGTCCGCTTGCTGGCCACCGTATCGTGCATGGCCGAGTCGCTGCCCGACGATATCGCGAGCTTCCTGCAGGTGCCCGAGCACCGGGACATCCGCGTCACCGTCGAGGAAAGCCTCAGCCGCGACCTCGTCCGCGCATTGCGTGAGGGCTCCGCGCCGTTGGGCATCTGCTGGGATGCCGCGGATCTGGAAGGATTCCAGACCCGCCCCTATCGCGGCGATGCCCTGGCGGCCATCGTGCATCCCGAGCATCCGCTCGCTGGCCAGCCGGATTGCACGTTTGCGCAAACGCTGGAGTTCGACCACATCGGGCTGCCCGGGCAGACGGCAGTGCACACCATGCTCGCGCGCGCCGCGGCCATCATCGGCTTGCCGATGGCATACCGCGTGGTGGTTTCCTCGTTCGATGCGTCCCTGCGCTGCGTGCGCGCGAATCTGGGTCTTGCCATCATGCCCCGCGAGGTGGTCGAGCCCACTTACGCCAGCTTTGGCGTACGGGTGATCCCGCTCGCCGATAGCTGGGCACAGCGCCGCTTCGCAATCTGCATGCGCGACGAGGCAAGCCTTTCGCCAGCGGCAAGGCTGCTGGTGGACTACCTGGAACAAAAGGCAGCAGGCTGA
- a CDS encoding UPF0182 family protein, which translates to MRSAAISGLRLRHIAARVAVGIIGLIVIGRLTGMLVDWLWFSSIGYVNVFWTVLVTKLLLFAAVFAASAGAIWVSGALAHHYASPPGSWRAEVLSELVGEVAPHLPWHAAIAGAAVLLGLLLAASEIPDWDLVLRYLNQVPFGKADPIFGKDIGFYLFSLPAYLALRNWLLLLLCCCAAAAAAVCGMRGDIACMRSPRGLSPAAATHGSALLGLFFLLQAWSYWLDRFLLLYGDNGVVVGASYTDIHVGLPVLWPLIGLATAAAAASWANMRWRGYRIPAASALAVFGSALVLVLIYPALFQRFYVKPNELLLETPYIAHNIALTRDAYGLAQISVKPFPAEQNLDLAALQANRPTIDNIRLWDLQPLRDTYAQLQEIRTYYKFLATDIDRYRFDARYQQVMLSARELEPSLLPANAQTWVNLHLLFTHGNGVVMSPVTEKSAEGLPTLYLKDIPPASSGGPPIGEPRLYFGEGGKGYVIVNGNTPEFDYPKGDKNVYTTYHGRDGIAIGSMALQALFAWQFDDPNILVTSDITPASRILLHRNIQDRVRTIAPFLSLDHDPYIVVAGGRLFWIQDAYTTSRWFPYSQPGTGDGDNYIRNAVKVVIDAYNGTADFYISDPADPVVRTYQRIFPGLFKPLGAMPQDLQQHIRYPEDLFLIQAQVYRAYHMETPEVFYNREDLWQFPRKQADIDAGTGPGTPMTPYYMIVRLPAQPRAEFVLMLPMVPSQRENMIAWLAARCDPPDYGKLVVYAFPKDKLVYGPFQIEARIQQNTEISQQISLWNQMGSRVIRGHLQVVPIDNSILYVSPLYLRAESGQLPELKRVIAAYGDHVVMEETLGAALAALFKEAAPVVAAPGGPPDGRAREALAHYDRAMERLKAGDWGGFGAELDALKPLLEALGAGRADTQK; encoded by the coding sequence ATGCGCTCGGCAGCGATATCCGGCCTGCGCCTGAGGCATATTGCCGCCAGGGTTGCGGTTGGCATCATCGGCTTGATCGTCATCGGCCGCCTCACCGGCATGCTGGTCGACTGGCTGTGGTTTTCCTCCATCGGCTATGTCAACGTCTTCTGGACGGTCCTTGTCACCAAGTTGCTTCTGTTCGCTGCGGTCTTCGCTGCATCGGCGGGCGCGATCTGGGTATCGGGAGCGCTGGCGCACCACTATGCGAGCCCGCCCGGCTCCTGGAGGGCGGAGGTCCTGAGCGAGCTGGTCGGCGAAGTCGCGCCGCACCTGCCGTGGCATGCCGCCATCGCCGGTGCCGCCGTCCTGCTGGGCCTGCTGCTCGCCGCCAGCGAAATCCCGGACTGGGACCTCGTGCTTCGCTACCTCAACCAGGTGCCCTTTGGCAAGGCCGATCCGATCTTTGGCAAGGACATCGGCTTCTATCTCTTCTCGCTGCCCGCCTATCTTGCGTTGAGGAACTGGCTGCTACTGCTGCTGTGCTGCTGCGCGGCGGCCGCCGCCGCGGTGTGCGGAATGCGCGGCGACATCGCCTGCATGCGCTCGCCGCGCGGGCTTTCGCCTGCGGCCGCCACCCACGGCTCGGCCCTGCTGGGCTTGTTCTTCCTGCTGCAGGCCTGGTCCTACTGGCTCGACCGCTTTCTGCTGCTCTATGGGGACAACGGCGTGGTGGTGGGCGCCAGCTATACGGATATCCACGTGGGGCTGCCAGTCCTGTGGCCGCTGATCGGCCTGGCCACCGCGGCCGCAGCCGCTTCATGGGCCAATATGCGCTGGCGGGGCTATCGCATTCCTGCCGCCTCGGCGCTGGCCGTGTTCGGCAGCGCCTTGGTACTGGTGCTGATCTACCCGGCGCTATTCCAGCGTTTCTATGTCAAGCCGAACGAACTGCTGCTGGAGACGCCCTATATCGCCCACAATATTGCGCTGACACGCGACGCCTATGGCCTGGCGCAAATCTCGGTAAAGCCGTTTCCCGCCGAGCAGAACCTCGATCTCGCCGCGCTGCAGGCCAATCGCCCGACCATCGACAACATCCGCCTGTGGGATCTGCAGCCGCTGCGTGATACCTACGCGCAGTTGCAGGAGATCAGGACCTATTACAAATTCCTGGCGACGGACATCGACCGCTACCGCTTCGACGCCCGTTACCAGCAGGTGATGCTCTCGGCGCGGGAGCTGGAGCCGTCGCTGCTTCCGGCCAATGCCCAAACCTGGGTCAACCTGCATCTCCTGTTCACCCACGGCAATGGCGTGGTGATGTCGCCGGTCACGGAGAAATCCGCGGAGGGCCTGCCTACCCTCTACCTGAAGGATATTCCGCCCGCCTCCAGCGGCGGCCCGCCCATCGGTGAACCGCGCCTGTACTTTGGTGAAGGCGGCAAGGGCTATGTGATCGTCAACGGCAACACGCCCGAATTCGATTACCCCAAAGGCGATAAGAACGTCTATACGACCTACCACGGGCGTGACGGCATCGCGATCGGCAGCATGGCGCTGCAGGCCCTCTTCGCCTGGCAATTCGACGATCCCAACATCCTGGTGACCAGCGACATCACGCCCGCGAGCCGGATCCTGCTCCATCGCAATATCCAGGACCGGGTGCGTACGATCGCCCCGTTCCTCAGCCTGGACCATGACCCCTACATCGTCGTCGCCGGCGGGCGGCTTTTCTGGATCCAGGATGCCTACACCACCAGCCGCTGGTTCCCATACTCCCAGCCGGGCACCGGTGACGGCGACAATTACATCCGCAACGCCGTCAAGGTGGTGATCGATGCGTATAACGGGACTGCCGATTTCTACATCAGCGATCCCGCCGATCCCGTGGTGCGGACGTACCAGCGCATTTTCCCGGGGCTGTTCAAGCCGCTGGGCGCGATGCCGCAAGACCTGCAGCAGCATATCCGCTACCCCGAAGACCTGTTCCTGATCCAGGCGCAGGTCTACCGCGCCTATCACATGGAAACGCCGGAAGTCTTCTACAACCGCGAGGATCTCTGGCAGTTCCCGCGCAAGCAGGCCGACATCGATGCGGGCACCGGCCCCGGCACGCCCATGACGCCCTACTACATGATCGTGCGGCTGCCCGCGCAGCCGCGCGCCGAATTCGTGCTGATGCTGCCGATGGTGCCCAGCCAGCGCGAGAACATGATTGCGTGGCTGGCGGCGCGTTGCGATCCGCCTGACTACGGCAAGCTCGTCGTCTATGCCTTTCCCAAGGACAAGCTGGTCTATGGGCCATTCCAGATCGAGGCGCGCATCCAGCAAAACACCGAGATCTCACAGCAGATTTCGCTGTGGAACCAGATGGGTTCGCGCGTCATCCGCGGCCACCTTCAGGTCGTGCCCATCGACAACTCGATTCTCTACGTCTCGCCGCTGTACTTGCGCGCGGAGTCCGGTCAGTTGCCAGAGCTCAAACGGGTGATCGCCGCCTATGGCGACCATGTGGTGATGGAGGAAACCTTGGGCGCGGCGCTGGCGGCGCTCTTCAAGGAGGCGGCCCCGGTGGTGGCCGCGCCCGGTGGCCCACCAGACGGCCGCGCCCGCGAGGCACTCGCCCACTATGACCGCGCCATGGAGCGATTGAAGGCGGGCGACTGGGGCGGCTTTGGCGCGGAACTCGACGCGCTGAAGCCGCTGCTCGAAGCGCTCGGCGCCGGGCGCGCCGATACGCAGAAATGA
- a CDS encoding cytochrome c, whose amino-acid sequence MKAWIAMAIGALGCAMAFLAGPSCATDTATLTIAAGAQQRNWTRDALLKDRRLTDVTVDDDNLKRRLTFQAIPLAALLHGMPVTADASATTAASDGYVSHLPTRLLLADSADEPRAWLAVENPAAPWPTLKGQDIGPFRLIWTVPAGRAASLVNESLWTYSIVRIDITAPPAERFAAIRPAPGLPADGAVMRGFATFQRVCFSCHSLNRVGDAHLGPDLNVPHSAVDYLGDDKLATLIRDPQSLRWWPNARMSAIDEKTLPNADLKDLLAYLHHMAGRKVAAPAAP is encoded by the coding sequence ATGAAAGCCTGGATCGCAATGGCCATTGGCGCGCTTGGCTGCGCCATGGCGTTCCTGGCGGGTCCATCCTGCGCCACGGACACGGCGACGCTGACCATTGCCGCCGGTGCGCAACAGCGCAACTGGACGCGGGATGCGCTGCTGAAAGACCGCCGCCTGACCGACGTGACGGTGGACGACGACAACCTGAAACGCCGCCTGACCTTCCAGGCGATTCCCTTGGCCGCCCTGCTGCACGGCATGCCGGTGACGGCCGACGCGAGTGCGACGACCGCGGCCAGCGATGGCTATGTCTCCCACCTGCCGACGCGCCTGTTGCTGGCCGATAGCGCCGACGAGCCGCGCGCCTGGCTGGCGGTGGAAAATCCTGCCGCGCCGTGGCCGACGCTCAAGGGCCAGGACATCGGGCCGTTCCGCCTGATCTGGACAGTGCCGGCGGGCCGCGCCGCTTCCCTTGTTAACGAGAGCCTCTGGACGTACAGCATTGTGCGCATCGACATCACCGCGCCGCCGGCCGAGCGCTTTGCGGCCATCCGCCCCGCCCCCGGCCTGCCGGCGGACGGCGCGGTCATGCGCGGCTTTGCGACATTCCAGCGCGTTTGCTTCTCGTGCCACTCGCTCAACCGGGTCGGCGACGCGCACCTTGGCCCCGACCTGAATGTGCCGCACAGCGCCGTCGATTATCTGGGCGACGACAAGCTGGCCACGCTGATCCGCGACCCGCAGTCGTTGCGCTGGTGGCCTAACGCGCGCATGTCGGCGATCGACGAGAAAACGCTGCCCAACGCGGATCTGAAGGACTTGCTGGCGTACCTGCATCATATGGCCGGCCGCAAGGTGGCGGCGCCTGCCGCGCCCTGA
- a CDS encoding c-type cytochrome has product MKILFIASLGILSLIQASQSFADNANGKNLYLQRCAMCHGVDLKATGPLANKSNPPTPDLTTSAFRKRLNDYPGVIVSSVILRPNGDLIPKTLRENGVKLSPYSWRINDFRDLNQYMSGVISKNR; this is encoded by the coding sequence ATGAAAATATTATTCATCGCTTCGCTGGGAATTTTATCGCTAATTCAAGCATCACAATCCTTCGCGGATAATGCAAATGGGAAAAATCTCTATTTGCAGAGATGTGCCATGTGCCACGGAGTGGATCTCAAGGCAACAGGACCATTGGCGAATAAAAGCAATCCTCCTACGCCTGATCTTACAACATCCGCCTTCAGAAAACGGCTAAATGATTATCCGGGTGTCATTGTTTCATCGGTAATACTTCGTCCGAATGGAGATTTGATTCCAAAAACCTTGCGAGAGAATGGTGTAAAGCTGTCGCCGTACTCGTGGCGTATTAATGATTTTCGCGATTTAAATCAATACATGAGTGGTGTGATTTCAAAAAATCGATGA
- a CDS encoding AAA family ATPase, protein MALVPAPGVDPDWQALMAALPCLAPLRRTPQDPRYHAEGDVWTHTKLVVQSLVGLDDYAAATPERRFVLFHAALLHDIAKPATTRVDPQTGAIGQPGHSARGAVDARVLLWRSGVPFALREAVCRLIHVHQLPFYAIRGSRSGESAEMVVRRLSLELDLRELAALAEADMRGRVCADSEDVLVDIALFRELAREEGCYGQPRAFADRWTRMRYLRGEDVHPDYAYHREAGSTVTVLSGLPATGKSTWIKTRCAGLPVVGFDDAREAIGLKYGKNEGAAMHFAVDQAKALLREGRPFVWNATHLSRQMRAKTLDLLFAYGAEVNVVYLEAAEQTILSRNRKRDTTLTNAAIERMLHRWEVVSPVEAHSVTYHIVN, encoded by the coding sequence ATGGCGCTTGTGCCTGCCCCGGGTGTTGACCCGGACTGGCAGGCCTTGATGGCGGCACTCCCATGCCTGGCGCCGTTGCGCCGCACGCCGCAGGACCCGCGTTATCACGCGGAGGGCGACGTCTGGACCCATACAAAGCTGGTGGTCCAGTCCCTGGTCGGGCTGGACGACTATGCGGCGGCCACGCCCGAGCGCCGCTTTGTCCTGTTCCATGCGGCGCTGCTGCACGACATCGCCAAGCCCGCCACCACGCGGGTAGACCCGCAAACCGGGGCGATCGGCCAGCCGGGCCACTCGGCGCGCGGCGCGGTCGATGCCCGCGTGCTGCTGTGGCGCAGCGGTGTGCCTTTCGCCTTGCGCGAAGCGGTTTGCCGGCTGATCCATGTGCATCAGCTGCCGTTCTATGCCATCCGGGGAAGCCGCTCCGGCGAGTCCGCGGAGATGGTGGTGCGGCGTTTGTCGCTGGAACTCGATCTACGCGAGCTGGCGGCGCTGGCCGAGGCCGACATGCGTGGGCGGGTATGCGCAGACAGCGAAGACGTGCTGGTCGACATCGCGCTGTTTCGCGAGCTGGCGCGCGAGGAGGGATGCTATGGCCAGCCGCGCGCCTTCGCGGACCGCTGGACCCGGATGCGCTACCTCCGGGGCGAAGACGTCCATCCGGACTATGCTTACCACCGCGAGGCGGGCTCCACCGTGACGGTCCTGAGCGGCCTGCCGGCCACAGGCAAGAGCACTTGGATCAAGACACGCTGCGCCGGTCTGCCGGTTGTGGGGTTTGACGACGCACGCGAGGCCATCGGGCTGAAGTACGGGAAGAACGAGGGCGCGGCGATGCACTTTGCTGTCGACCAGGCAAAAGCGCTGCTGCGCGAGGGCAGGCCATTCGTCTGGAACGCGACGCACCTGAGCCGGCAGATGCGCGCGAAAACCCTAGACTTGCTGTTCGCCTACGGCGCCGAAGTCAATGTCGTCTATCTGGAGGCCGCGGAGCAGACCATCCTGTCGCGCAACCGCAAGCGCGACACCACGCTGACGAACGCGGCCATCGAGAGAATGCTCCACAGGTGGGAGGTGGTGTCGCCGGTTGAGGCGCATTCGGTCACCTATCACATTGTCAATTGA
- a CDS encoding RNA ligase family protein: MTMQEPEVLRETNPADPIADRVKYPRTPHLPWSPGLSDDDRRIESLDAFQGCRVIVTSKMDGENTSLYRTGMHARSLDSRHHPSRDWLKGFWGAMRMDIPQRWRVCGENLFATHSIRYRDLASFFLGFSIWNARNVCLGWDETLAWFALLGIEPVPVLYDGVFDAAAIQALWSERERERMEGYVVRIAGAFPYAGFRRCVAKFVRSGHVQTDAHWMHNHAFAQNHMREHAGEPQWE, translated from the coding sequence ATGACGATGCAAGAACCCGAAGTGCTTCGGGAAACCAACCCTGCCGACCCGATTGCCGATCGCGTGAAATATCCGCGCACGCCGCATTTGCCGTGGTCGCCAGGACTAAGCGATGATGACCGGAGGATCGAGTCCCTGGATGCCTTCCAGGGCTGCCGCGTGATTGTCACGTCCAAGATGGACGGAGAAAACACCTCGCTCTACCGCACGGGCATGCACGCCAGGAGCCTGGACAGCCGCCATCATCCAAGCCGTGACTGGCTCAAGGGGTTCTGGGGCGCGATGCGCATGGACATCCCGCAGCGCTGGCGAGTGTGCGGCGAGAACCTGTTCGCCACGCATTCGATTCGTTACCGCGACCTGGCTTCATTCTTCCTCGGGTTCTCGATCTGGAACGCGCGCAACGTATGCCTCGGTTGGGATGAAACGCTGGCGTGGTTTGCCCTGCTCGGTATCGAGCCGGTGCCGGTGCTTTACGACGGCGTGTTCGACGCCGCTGCGATCCAGGCCCTCTGGAGCGAACGCGAGCGCGAGCGGATGGAGGGCTATGTGGTCCGGATCGCGGGCGCGTTCCCCTATGCCGGCTTCAGGCGCTGCGTGGCGAAGTTCGTGCGCAGCGGGCATGTGCAGACGGACGCGCACTGGATGCACAACCACGCGTTCGCGCAGAACCACATGCGTGAACACGCAGGAGAGCCGCAATGGGAATGA